In Paracoccus fistulariae, a single window of DNA contains:
- a CDS encoding acyl-homoserine-lactone synthase, whose translation MNSVQIDDVTVEVVVLPRDMHRFDLITSFLRFRKQIFVDRMAWPLHHAEGIEFEQYDTFDTAYVIAHRDGEIVGGARLKRTDKEYGNGSIVYSYMIRDAYLGLLPGMPHNLCTAAPPVDARSWELTRFAAQPITGLAERILESANAYLFTLGACQCLFLGPPAFLRMATKLGWQPEPMGEIVKNDDGRFLAFSCAVLAPESRHSPALYSSAQRKAAAVYAN comes from the coding sequence ATGAATTCAGTACAGATTGACGACGTTACGGTCGAGGTTGTGGTCTTGCCGCGGGATATGCACCGCTTTGACCTGATCACCTCTTTCCTCCGCTTCAGAAAGCAGATCTTCGTCGACCGCATGGCATGGCCCTTGCACCATGCCGAAGGGATCGAATTCGAACAATATGACACATTCGATACCGCCTATGTCATCGCCCATCGTGACGGTGAAATCGTCGGAGGGGCGCGGCTGAAGCGGACCGACAAGGAATATGGCAACGGCTCGATCGTCTATTCCTACATGATCCGCGATGCCTATCTGGGGCTTTTGCCGGGCATGCCGCATAATCTGTGCACGGCCGCACCGCCGGTCGATGCCAGAAGCTGGGAACTGACGCGTTTTGCCGCGCAACCGATCACCGGTCTGGCAGAGCGTATCCTGGAATCCGCGAACGCCTATCTGTTCACGCTTGGCGCCTGCCAATGCCTGTTCCTTGGCCCGCCCGCCTTCCTGCGGATGGCGACCAAGCTGGGCTGGCAACCCGAGCCGATGGGCGAGATCGTGAAAAACGATGACGGTCGCTTCCTGGCATTTTCCTGCGCCGTTCTGGCACCTGAAAGCCGTCACAGCCCGGCGCTCTATTCGTCGGCACAACGAAAGGCAGCCGCAGTTTACGCAAATTGA
- the glyA gene encoding serine hydroxymethyltransferase: MTSSTTTGFFTEDIDSRDPEIARAITQELGRQRDEIELIASENIVSKAILDAQGSVLTNKYAEGYPGKRYYGGCQYVDVVENLAIDRAKELFGCEFANVQPNSGSQMNQAVFLALLKPGDTFMGLDLNSGGHLTHGSPVNMSGKWFNVVSYGVRQQDQLLDMEDIRAKALEHKPKLIVAGGTAYSRVWDWAEFRKIADEVGAYLMVDMAHIAGLVAGGQHPSPLPHADVVTTTTHKSLRGPRGGLVLTNNAEIAKKINSAVFPGLQGGPLMHVIAAKAVAFKEALDPSFKDYAAQVVANARAMADELMKGGIDIVSGGTDNHLCLADLRPKGVTGKATEAALGRAHITCNKNGVPFDPEKPFVTSGIRLGAPAGTTRGFKEEEFRQIARWIVEVVDGLAKSGEEGNAEVEEKVKAEVSQLCARFPLYPDL; this comes from the coding sequence ATGACCTCTTCCACCACTACCGGCTTTTTCACCGAAGATATTGACAGCCGTGACCCCGAGATTGCCCGCGCCATCACGCAAGAGCTTGGCCGCCAGCGCGACGAGATCGAACTGATCGCATCCGAGAACATCGTCTCCAAGGCCATTCTGGATGCGCAGGGCTCGGTCCTGACGAACAAATATGCCGAGGGGTATCCGGGCAAGCGCTATTACGGCGGCTGCCAGTACGTGGATGTGGTGGAAAACCTGGCGATCGATCGCGCCAAGGAACTGTTCGGCTGCGAATTCGCCAATGTGCAGCCGAATTCGGGCAGCCAGATGAACCAGGCCGTCTTTCTGGCGCTGCTGAAGCCGGGCGACACCTTCATGGGTCTTGATCTGAATTCGGGCGGTCACCTGACCCATGGCTCTCCGGTCAACATGTCGGGCAAGTGGTTCAATGTCGTCAGCTATGGCGTGCGCCAGCAGGACCAGTTGCTGGACATGGAAGACATCCGCGCCAAGGCGCTGGAGCATAAGCCGAAGCTGATCGTGGCCGGCGGCACCGCCTATAGCCGTGTCTGGGACTGGGCCGAATTCCGCAAGATCGCGGATGAGGTCGGCGCCTATCTGATGGTGGACATGGCCCATATTGCCGGTCTGGTGGCCGGGGGGCAGCATCCCTCGCCCCTGCCCCATGCCGATGTCGTCACCACGACCACCCATAAATCACTGCGCGGCCCGCGCGGCGGTCTGGTTCTGACGAACAACGCCGAGATCGCGAAAAAGATCAACAGCGCCGTGTTCCCCGGCCTGCAGGGCGGTCCGCTGATGCATGTCATCGCCGCCAAGGCCGTCGCCTTCAAAGAGGCGCTGGATCCGTCCTTCAAGGATTATGCCGCTCAGGTCGTCGCCAATGCCCGCGCCATGGCGGATGAGCTGATGAAGGGTGGCATCGACATCGTCTCGGGCGGCACCGACAACCACCTGTGCCTGGCCGATCTGCGTCCCAAGGGCGTGACCGGCAAGGCGACCGAGGCTGCGCTTGGCCGCGCCCATATCACCTGCAACAAGAACGGCGTGCCCTTCGATCCGGAAAAGCCCTTCGTCACCTCGGGCATCCGCCTGGGCGCCCCGGCCGGCACGACGCGCGGCTTCAAGGAAGAGGAATTCCGTCAGATCGCCCGCTGGATCGTCGAAGTCGTCGACGGGCTGGCCAAGAGTGGCGAAGAGGGCAATGCCGAGGTCGAAGAGAAGGTCAAGGCCGAGGTGTCGCAGCTTTGCGCCCGCTTCCCGCTCTATCCCGATCTGTAA
- a CDS encoding NAD kinase, translating to MSTRIHFTASQADHAQQALSDMVKRYGHVPLPEAQAVVALGGDGFMLQTLHAMQGQGRDLPVYGMNRGTVGFLMNAYAEDGLHDRLAMAEETVINPLQMRATRADGTVQGALAINEVSLLREGPQAAKLRIHVDGKMRMEELVCDGVLVSTPAGSTAYNYSAHGPILPIRSEVLALTAIAPFRPRRWRGALLPKSANVVIEVLNPQRRPVMADADSRSVRHVTKVEISSAQEIRHRLLFDSGHGLEERLLREQFV from the coding sequence ATGAGCACACGGATTCACTTCACCGCAAGTCAGGCGGATCATGCCCAGCAGGCGCTGTCGGATATGGTGAAAAGATATGGCCATGTCCCCCTGCCCGAGGCGCAGGCGGTGGTGGCGCTTGGCGGCGACGGTTTCATGCTGCAGACCCTGCATGCGATGCAGGGGCAGGGGCGCGATCTGCCGGTCTATGGCATGAATCGCGGCACGGTCGGCTTTCTGATGAATGCCTATGCCGAAGACGGGCTGCACGACCGTCTGGCCATGGCCGAGGAAACCGTGATCAACCCGCTGCAGATGCGGGCGACGCGGGCCGATGGCACGGTGCAGGGGGCGCTGGCCATCAATGAAGTCAGTCTGCTGCGCGAAGGTCCGCAGGCGGCCAAGTTGCGCATCCATGTCGATGGCAAGATGCGGATGGAGGAACTGGTCTGCGACGGCGTGCTGGTGTCCACGCCCGCAGGATCGACGGCCTATAACTATTCCGCGCATGGGCCGATCTTGCCGATCCGCTCTGAAGTGCTGGCCCTGACCGCGATTGCCCCCTTTCGGCCACGCCGGTGGCGGGGGGCGCTTTTGCCCAAATCCGCCAATGTCGTGATCGAGGTGCTGAACCCACAAAGGCGGCCGGTCATGGCCGACGCGGATTCGCGGTCGGTCAGGCATGTCACCAAGGTCGAGATCAGCAGCGCACAAGAGATCCGCCACCGCCTGCTGTTCGATAGCGGGCATGGTCTGGAAGAAAGGCTTCTGCGCGAGCAGTTCGTGTGA
- a CDS encoding crotonase/enoyl-CoA hydratase family protein translates to MFETIRIETDDRGVATLWLARAEKHNALSQQMMEELTAAAAQLGQDPDIRVVVLAAEGGSFCAGGDLGWMKSQIDADAQTRRAGARVLAQMLFALNTLPKPLIARVHGNAFGGGIGMMSVCDIAIAAEGAKFGLTEVKLGLIPATIGPYVLARMGEDKARRVFFSARLFGAAEAVALNLAARVVPADDLDAAIEAEVAPFLNGAPRAIAAAKAQCRFLGPQIDQSVIEDSIDRLVAVWEDPEATEGIRAFFEKRKPDWQT, encoded by the coding sequence ATGTTTGAGACGATCCGGATCGAGACAGATGACCGTGGCGTCGCCACCCTGTGGCTGGCCAGAGCGGAGAAGCATAATGCCCTGTCCCAGCAGATGATGGAGGAGCTGACCGCTGCCGCCGCGCAGTTGGGTCAGGATCCCGATATCCGCGTCGTGGTTCTGGCAGCCGAAGGCGGCAGCTTCTGTGCAGGCGGCGATCTGGGCTGGATGAAGTCGCAGATCGACGCGGATGCACAGACACGGCGAGCGGGGGCACGGGTGCTGGCGCAGATGCTGTTTGCACTGAACACGCTGCCCAAGCCGTTGATCGCGCGCGTGCATGGCAACGCTTTTGGCGGCGGCATCGGGATGATGTCGGTCTGCGACATCGCCATCGCGGCCGAGGGCGCGAAATTCGGCCTGACCGAGGTCAAGCTGGGCCTGATCCCGGCCACGATTGGTCCCTATGTGCTGGCCCGAATGGGCGAGGATAAGGCGCGGCGGGTGTTTTTCTCGGCACGGCTCTTTGGCGCGGCCGAGGCGGTGGCACTGAACCTTGCCGCCCGCGTGGTTCCCGCCGATGACCTGGATGCCGCCATTGAGGCCGAGGTCGCGCCCTTCCTGAACGGCGCCCCGCGCGCGATTGCGGCGGCCAAGGCGCAATGCCGCTTTCTGGGACCGCAGATCGATCAGTCGGTGATCGAGGACAGCATCGACCGGCTGGTCGCCGTCTGGGAGGATCCCGAGGCGACCGAAGGCATCCGCGCCTTCTTTGAAAAGCGCAAGCCTGACTGGCAGACATGA
- a CDS encoding helix-turn-helix transcriptional regulator translates to MGFNLTYRGPEHLFNAYPDAWRAVYEERNYFFGDPIAVWTITNDGAIRWSEVRIPDLRGVMEHARRYKLNYGVAFSRKVVGKRSFLTLSHPDREFTDQEIATVQTKFNLWTDLVLNRASLTLAELDVLRCFRDGMGQAETADALQVSESTVKQRAIKACSKLGAKTRTQAVALAVARNYL, encoded by the coding sequence ATGGGCTTTAATCTGACCTATCGTGGGCCGGAACATTTGTTCAATGCCTATCCCGATGCCTGGCGCGCGGTTTATGAAGAGCGGAATTATTTCTTCGGCGACCCGATTGCGGTCTGGACGATCACCAATGACGGCGCGATCCGCTGGTCCGAGGTGCGCATCCCCGATCTGCGCGGGGTTATGGAACATGCCCGTCGCTATAAGTTGAACTACGGCGTTGCCTTTTCACGAAAAGTCGTCGGGAAACGCTCTTTTCTGACTTTGTCGCATCCGGATCGCGAATTCACCGATCAGGAGATCGCGACGGTCCAGACAAAGTTCAATCTGTGGACGGATCTGGTGCTGAACCGGGCCTCTCTGACATTGGCAGAGCTGGATGTGCTGCGCTGTTTCCGCGACGGCATGGGGCAGGCGGAAACCGCCGATGCATTGCAGGTTTCGGAATCCACCGTGAAGCAGCGCGCGATCAAGGCCTGCAGCAAGCTGGGCGCGAAAACCCGGACTCAGGCCGTGGCGCTTGCGGTGGCGCGCAATTACCTGTGA